The following coding sequences lie in one Enterococcus sp. 9E7_DIV0242 genomic window:
- the metE gene encoding 5-methyltetrahydropteroyltriglutamate--homocysteine S-methyltransferase, which produces MKTTIIGFPRIGENRELKRATESYFRGDITQEVLVDKGKQLKRMHWNLLKEKGISLIPSNDFSFYDTTLDTAVLLNIVPKRFSALKLSALDTYFALARGYQGEAGDVTALPMKKWFNTNYHYLTPEFEADTEVKVVGTKIFDDYLEAKEIGIETKPVILGPFTLIKLAAFKGTTQEAHLPAILSAYKGIITTLSGLGASWLQFDEPALVKDLSAEDKVLFQEIYHELGEVPRTAKLLLQTYFGDVRDIYTELLTLPIDGIGLDLIEGKKTLELIETFGFPQNKLLFAGVVNGKNIWRNDYRQTLGLIEKLPQDQVVLSTSCSLLHVPFSVEQEAFPTETSQHFAFAKEKLGELTDLAAIIGQTADTLINEPLVKNQQLFSAERVAENQELTQKLAGLTPVDFQRQPAFEARSIVQKSALELPILPTTTIGSFPQTREVKATRAKFKKAEIRTEEYHKFLKEKIAECVAFQEEIGLDVLVHGEFERNDMVEYFGENLEGFLFSKNAWVQSYGTRCVKPPIIWGDVTRKRPITVAWSTFAQELTDKPVKGMLTGPVTILNWSFPREDISIKDSTLQIALAIQDEVLDLEANGIKIIQIDEAALREKLPLRKSDWYQEYLDWAVPAFRLVHSKVSEQTQIHTHMCYSEFADILSAIDQMDADVISFEASRSNLDLLDALIAHHFKTAVGPGIYDIHSPRVPSVAELTTTIKKLLEKLPVEKLWINPDCGLKTRGEKETFESLSNLTQAAAQVREALVYESVRE; this is translated from the coding sequence ATGAAAACAACGATCATTGGCTTCCCGAGAATCGGGGAAAACCGTGAATTGAAGCGTGCAACAGAAAGCTATTTCCGCGGAGATATCACACAAGAAGTATTAGTGGACAAAGGAAAGCAGCTGAAGCGAATGCACTGGAATCTGCTGAAGGAAAAAGGAATATCGTTGATACCGAGTAATGATTTTTCTTTTTATGATACGACATTAGACACGGCGGTATTGCTGAACATCGTTCCAAAACGTTTTTCAGCGTTAAAGCTTTCTGCATTGGATACCTATTTTGCGTTAGCGAGAGGGTATCAGGGAGAAGCAGGGGATGTTACTGCATTGCCAATGAAAAAATGGTTCAACACCAATTACCATTACCTGACACCGGAGTTCGAAGCGGACACAGAAGTGAAGGTGGTTGGGACAAAGATATTTGATGACTATTTGGAGGCCAAAGAAATCGGTATTGAAACGAAACCGGTGATTTTAGGGCCGTTTACATTGATAAAATTAGCTGCATTTAAAGGGACGACACAAGAGGCTCATTTACCTGCTATTTTATCCGCATATAAGGGGATCATCACGACCTTAAGTGGCTTGGGTGCATCGTGGTTACAGTTCGATGAGCCAGCTTTAGTGAAGGATCTATCTGCAGAAGATAAAGTGCTATTCCAAGAAATCTATCATGAGTTAGGTGAAGTACCTAGAACAGCTAAGCTATTGCTTCAAACTTACTTTGGCGATGTACGAGACATTTATACAGAGCTTCTGACACTGCCGATAGATGGGATTGGTTTGGATCTGATCGAAGGGAAAAAGACGCTTGAGCTGATTGAGACCTTCGGCTTTCCTCAAAATAAGCTGCTTTTTGCAGGGGTGGTCAATGGGAAAAATATTTGGCGGAACGACTATCGTCAAACATTAGGGCTAATTGAGAAATTGCCACAGGATCAAGTAGTGTTGTCGACATCCTGTTCACTGCTTCATGTGCCTTTTTCTGTCGAGCAGGAGGCGTTCCCGACAGAAACATCTCAGCATTTTGCTTTTGCGAAAGAGAAGCTAGGTGAGCTGACTGATCTGGCGGCCATTATCGGACAAACAGCTGATACATTGATCAATGAGCCATTGGTAAAAAATCAACAGCTTTTCAGTGCAGAACGTGTGGCAGAAAATCAAGAATTGACGCAAAAATTAGCAGGACTAACACCCGTCGATTTTCAACGGCAGCCAGCATTTGAAGCGCGAAGTATTGTGCAGAAGTCTGCGTTGGAGCTGCCTATTTTACCCACAACGACAATCGGTTCTTTCCCTCAAACCAGAGAGGTGAAGGCCACTCGAGCGAAATTTAAAAAAGCAGAGATTCGTACGGAAGAATACCACAAGTTCCTGAAAGAAAAAATTGCGGAATGCGTTGCTTTTCAAGAGGAGATCGGTCTGGATGTTTTGGTTCATGGGGAATTTGAACGAAACGACATGGTGGAATATTTCGGAGAGAATTTGGAAGGCTTCCTTTTTTCTAAAAATGCTTGGGTTCAATCCTATGGCACACGTTGCGTAAAACCGCCGATCATCTGGGGAGATGTTACGCGTAAACGCCCGATTACGGTTGCTTGGTCTACGTTTGCTCAGGAACTGACGGACAAGCCGGTGAAGGGGATGTTGACGGGGCCGGTAACGATTTTGAATTGGTCATTCCCAAGGGAAGATATTTCGATAAAGGACTCTACCTTGCAGATTGCTTTGGCCATTCAAGACGAGGTGTTGGATTTAGAAGCTAATGGCATCAAGATTATTCAAATCGATGAAGCGGCGTTAAGAGAAAAGCTGCCTCTACGAAAAAGTGACTGGTACCAAGAATATCTGGATTGGGCGGTACCGGCTTTTCGACTGGTTCACAGCAAGGTTTCCGAACAAACACAAATCCATACGCATATGTGCTATAGCGAATTTGCGGATATTTTATCTGCAATTGATCAGATGGATGCAGATGTGATTTCTTTTGAAGCATCACGTTCCAATTTAGATTTGCTGGACGCGTTGATTGCCCATCATTTTAAGACGGCTGTTGGACCGGGCATATATGATATCCATTCTCCGAGAGTTCCTTCGGTTGCGGAATTGACAACGACAATTAAGAAGCTATTGGAAAAGCTGCCTGTAGAAAAGCTGTGGATCAATCCAGATTGTGGGCTAAAAACCAGAGGGGAAAAAGAAACTTTTGAAAGTTTGAGCAATTTGACACAAGCAGCTGCTCAAGTAAGGGAGGCGCTTGTGTATGAATCTGTCAGGGAATAA
- a CDS encoding PLP-dependent transferase, which yields MKKIIDSAHWQEATKLAQIGNHTDNQTGAISTPIYLSTTYAHPELGQSTGFDYTRTANPTRQVVEQALAQLEHGRYGFATSSGMSAIQLVFELFPCSSHFLVSRDVYGGSYRYFNDLEKKGSCHFTYFDTLAELEYLIDTETAAVFLETPTNPLMNELDITAASVIAKEYEALLIVDNTFLTPILQKPLTLGADIVVHSATKFLGGHNDLLAGAVITDSDFLGEKLAFALNTTGAVLSPFDSWLLIRGLKTLSLRVKQQQENAQALVAVLKQAPQIKEVLYPEQGSMISLKLQTAEQIPAFLAALNLFTFAESLGGVESLVTYPTTQTHADIPKELRESYGLTDDLLRLSIGIEAVEDLIEDIQQALKKSQLTK from the coding sequence ATGAAGAAAATTATTGACTCTGCGCACTGGCAGGAAGCAACGAAGTTGGCTCAAATCGGCAACCATACAGATAATCAAACGGGCGCTATCAGCACCCCCATCTATTTATCCACGACCTATGCCCATCCCGAGTTGGGTCAAAGTACAGGCTTTGACTACACGCGAACAGCTAACCCCACACGACAGGTTGTCGAACAAGCATTAGCGCAGTTGGAGCATGGTCGCTACGGTTTCGCAACAAGCTCTGGGATGAGTGCCATTCAACTCGTTTTTGAATTGTTTCCCTGTAGCAGTCACTTTCTTGTTTCTCGAGATGTATACGGCGGCAGCTACCGCTATTTCAATGATTTGGAAAAAAAGGGCAGCTGTCACTTTACCTATTTTGATACATTGGCTGAGCTGGAATACTTGATCGATACCGAAACGGCGGCTGTCTTTCTGGAAACGCCAACTAATCCCCTGATGAATGAGCTAGACATCACTGCTGCTTCGGTGATTGCTAAAGAATATGAGGCATTACTGATCGTCGACAATACGTTTTTAACACCGATTCTTCAAAAACCATTGACTCTTGGTGCAGATATCGTGGTCCATTCCGCTACAAAATTCCTAGGTGGACACAATGATTTATTAGCTGGGGCAGTCATCACAGATTCTGACTTTCTTGGTGAAAAGCTGGCTTTTGCCTTGAATACCACTGGAGCCGTCTTGTCGCCGTTCGATTCTTGGCTGTTGATTCGCGGTCTTAAAACACTATCCTTGAGAGTGAAACAGCAACAAGAAAATGCCCAAGCATTAGTCGCCGTTTTAAAACAAGCGCCTCAGATTAAGGAAGTACTCTATCCTGAACAAGGCAGTATGATCAGTCTTAAACTGCAGACTGCAGAACAAATCCCAGCTTTTCTAGCAGCATTAAATCTGTTTACTTTTGCAGAAAGCTTGGGCGGTGTAGAAAGCCTAGTTACTTATCCAACCACACAGACGCATGCCGACATTCCGAAAGAGTTGCGGGAATCCTATGGCCTGACAGATGATTTGTTACGGTTATCAATTGGTATCGAAGCAGTCGAGGATTTGATTGAGGATATTCAGCAGGCATTGAAAAAGTCACAGCTCACTAAATAA
- a CDS encoding glycoside hydrolase domain-containing protein encodes MVNDPLMFKVQKWLNDTYVGKSGFYIVELTGKTGWDTVNALTRALQIELGISELSNNFGPTTYRLFDQIAPTLKINGSYSTNVVKILQCALWCKGYNAYDQTYFGEFTTYTERAIKQIRVDCGLADSIDDSRAVGNLNSMLMKAILNMQSFVLIPWGDHRIRDMQRKLNREYYPYFGLLPCDGVYQRDTNQAIIYGLQCEMGMPVGTANGFFGVGTTAGCPTLSKTQGTAANIKLLQYALYVNGEYTWLFDGKFSEHVEKAVINFRKFMKIGNQNSPIADMPVIKALLSTTGDTARSAQGFDASTRMTQEMINTVKSSGMSYAGRYLTGTVGVGANRRAKNLTIPEAKLLLENGINIIPIYQDNSAQLSDYTRKIGEIDGNAAFQRAFELGLPADTIIYFAVDVDITSDQIEEYILPYFKGINDALVSFGLKWDYFYTYRIGVYGPRNVCKILADKGLASPNCYVSNMSSGFSANLGYPQPREWAFDQFYEPPYGVGSGAGHIYIDKVAVSGKDSGVSHIQPEMNQMKELLKELNLPSLTNSLNSGSILFGKEVTIADLGVAKLTFKPTFGLSPTQGDQIFNISNGKLDAKFTQELAKNFDATYIQSLKDGAESLSARVKNGNISVAVGATSSGKISYAVTVNVIDHEFEQGAGKVSFSFTFKVEIQKIFFDDNQLSDVWETLMVASVTVLAVVAVVLLFLSSGGLASVGALATFFSFLLIP; translated from the coding sequence ATGGTTAACGATCCGTTAATGTTTAAAGTGCAAAAATGGTTAAACGATACGTACGTAGGAAAATCAGGATTCTATATAGTAGAATTGACTGGAAAAACTGGTTGGGATACGGTAAATGCACTAACAAGAGCACTACAAATAGAACTTGGAATAAGCGAGTTGTCTAACAACTTTGGGCCGACTACTTACCGACTTTTTGATCAAATTGCACCCACTTTAAAAATCAATGGTAGCTACTCAACTAACGTAGTTAAGATCTTGCAATGTGCATTATGGTGTAAAGGATATAATGCATACGATCAAACTTATTTCGGAGAATTTACTACTTATACAGAAAGAGCAATAAAGCAAATTCGGGTAGACTGTGGTCTTGCCGACAGTATCGATGACTCTAGAGCAGTGGGGAATTTGAACTCGATGCTTATGAAGGCTATTCTAAATATGCAGTCATTTGTACTGATCCCTTGGGGAGACCATCGTATAAGAGATATGCAGAGAAAATTGAACAGAGAGTATTACCCTTACTTTGGTTTGCTACCCTGTGATGGTGTTTATCAACGGGACACGAACCAAGCGATTATTTATGGGCTACAATGTGAGATGGGAATGCCTGTGGGAACAGCGAATGGTTTCTTCGGGGTTGGGACAACTGCTGGATGCCCTACATTGAGTAAAACACAGGGAACAGCAGCTAATATTAAATTATTACAATACGCTTTATATGTAAATGGAGAGTATACTTGGTTGTTTGATGGCAAGTTCTCTGAACATGTAGAAAAAGCTGTAATCAATTTCAGGAAGTTTATGAAAATTGGAAATCAAAACTCACCTATCGCAGATATGCCAGTTATTAAAGCATTGCTATCTACTACCGGGGATACCGCTCGGTCAGCACAAGGATTTGATGCTTCAACTAGAATGACTCAGGAAATGATTAACACTGTGAAATCTTCTGGAATGAGCTATGCGGGACGCTATTTGACGGGAACCGTTGGTGTGGGTGCAAATAGAAGAGCTAAAAATTTGACTATTCCAGAGGCAAAATTATTGCTGGAAAATGGAATCAATATTATTCCAATCTACCAAGATAATAGCGCTCAACTTTCGGATTATACTAGGAAAATTGGAGAAATCGATGGGAATGCAGCGTTTCAACGAGCATTTGAATTGGGGCTGCCAGCAGATACTATTATTTATTTTGCAGTAGATGTCGATATAACTAGCGACCAAATAGAAGAATATATTCTGCCATACTTCAAAGGAATAAATGATGCATTGGTTAGCTTTGGTTTAAAATGGGATTATTTTTACACGTACAGAATTGGTGTATATGGTCCAAGAAATGTCTGTAAAATACTTGCTGATAAAGGCTTGGCTAGTCCAAACTGCTACGTTTCCAATATGTCTTCAGGTTTTTCAGCAAACTTGGGATACCCTCAGCCGAGAGAATGGGCTTTTGATCAATTTTATGAACCACCTTATGGAGTAGGTTCTGGTGCAGGACATATTTACATTGATAAAGTGGCTGTTTCGGGAAAAGATTCAGGAGTTAGCCATATTCAACCTGAAATGAATCAAATGAAAGAATTACTGAAGGAATTGAATCTGCCTTCTTTGACTAACTCACTAAATAGTGGGTCTATACTATTCGGAAAAGAAGTAACAATTGCAGATTTAGGTGTTGCTAAATTAACATTCAAGCCAACATTTGGTCTTTCACCAACACAAGGAGATCAAATATTTAATATTTCCAATGGAAAGCTTGATGCAAAATTTACTCAGGAGCTTGCTAAAAATTTTGATGCTACTTATATACAAAGTTTGAAAGATGGTGCAGAGTCTCTTTCCGCAAGAGTCAAGAATGGTAATATCTCAGTTGCTGTAGGGGCAACCTCTTCTGGGAAAATCTCATACGCAGTCACTGTAAATGTTATTGATCATGAGTTTGAACAAGGTGCAGGAAAAGTTTCGTTTTCTTTTACCTTCAAAGTCGAAATTCAAAAAATATTTTTTGATGATAACCAATTAAGCGATGTTTGGGAAACATTAATGGTAGCTTCAGTAACAGTATTAGCAGTAGTAGCGGTTGTTCTGCTTTTTCTATCTTCGGGTGGGTTAGCATCAGTAGGGGCGCTGGCAACATTTTTCTCTTTTTTGCTGATTCCTTAG
- a CDS encoding LysR family transcriptional regulator — protein sequence MRIQQLEYLEKIAAIGSINEAAKSLFLSQPTLSNAIKELESEMGICLLHRSKSGVSLTEEGQEFLAYAKQVIDQVDLLEKRYKHSYTRTSRLSISSQHYAFSVHAFVEFIHAYEDDGYQFTLRETETQNILEDVAGFRSELGILFLSDFNRQILEKLFEEKNLVFSSLFYATPHIFVSKDNPLAGRESVTLEELDDLPYLSFEQGNSNSFYFSEEILSTRTYKKHIKVSDRATIFNLMVGLNGYTFSSGIISRELNDDSIVAVPLAVPEQIEIGWIKSQRTTLSPLGSHYLETLKKHIRDYGFATIEEDVYEENY from the coding sequence ATGCGTATACAACAACTAGAATATTTAGAAAAAATCGCAGCAATCGGATCGATCAACGAAGCAGCAAAAAGCTTATTTTTATCACAGCCGACACTATCAAATGCAATCAAGGAGTTGGAAAGCGAAATGGGTATCTGTCTCCTTCATCGGAGTAAATCCGGCGTTTCACTCACAGAAGAAGGTCAAGAATTTTTAGCCTATGCCAAACAGGTGATCGATCAGGTCGATCTACTGGAAAAACGTTATAAGCACAGCTATACACGGACCTCCCGACTATCAATTTCTTCTCAGCATTATGCTTTTTCTGTTCATGCTTTTGTTGAATTTATCCACGCTTATGAAGATGATGGGTATCAATTTACCTTGCGAGAAACCGAAACACAAAATATCTTGGAAGATGTTGCTGGGTTTCGCAGTGAGCTGGGGATTCTCTTTTTGAGCGACTTCAATCGACAAATATTGGAAAAACTGTTTGAAGAAAAAAATTTGGTCTTCTCTTCCCTGTTCTATGCCACACCACATATCTTTGTCAGTAAGGACAATCCGTTGGCTGGAAGAGAATCCGTTACCTTGGAAGAACTGGACGATCTTCCTTATCTTTCTTTTGAACAAGGAAACAGCAATTCTTTTTATTTTTCTGAAGAAATCCTCAGTACCCGTACTTACAAAAAACATATCAAGGTCAGCGATCGAGCCACGATTTTCAATTTGATGGTTGGCTTGAATGGCTATACCTTTAGCTCTGGGATCATCAGTCGGGAGCTGAATGACGACAGTATCGTTGCGGTTCCATTAGCTGTTCCTGAACAAATTGAAATTGGCTGGATCAAAAGTCAACGTACTACACTTTCACCATTAGGAAGTCATTATTTGGAGACTTTGAAAAAACATATTCGTGATTATGGGTTTGCGACAATCGAGGAGGATGTTTATGAAGAAAATTATTGA
- the istA gene encoding IS21 family transposase yields MDKLTIIRLLEGGRSQRSVAKELGLNRKTVGRYWRQYQAAQRSLEQDPANPIKKEQLTAPPTYQTENRQPRKYTPEIDQRVEEILAFDQLKAKQLGPHKQRLTTVAIHEMLVSEGFDIGQSTLRPYIREKLQAKKEAYIKQLYPLGYRTEFDFGEVKCLINQQKRTLTIAVFSCPASGYRWGKLYESANQQVFLDAHICFFEQLQGVYSTVVYDNMRNVVKRFVGRHEKELNDELVKMALYYRFEPVVTNPFSGHEKGHVEKSVQVLRRKAFTKQYEFESIGHAQKHLDQAILELNLDSTIAVEQAQLQPLRGFYDYGITTKQTVDKYSFVHVNGNYYSVPDYLVGQKVIVKRYLNELKIVGSSQIIATHLIQKGEKQYSIDIRHYLTTFLRKPKSLEHSLVLKKTPKLRHCFLQYYQKTPRRFLQFIENHLSISLDQLIIQLEEEALKDHKVSKTPPSRAVNEARNQLQEYNLIHQVRKAANK; encoded by the coding sequence ATGGATAAATTAACAATCATTCGTCTGCTGGAAGGTGGCCGTTCTCAACGTTCTGTTGCGAAAGAACTGGGTCTCAATCGAAAAACTGTTGGTCGTTACTGGCGGCAGTATCAAGCAGCACAACGATCATTGGAACAAGATCCTGCCAATCCGATAAAAAAAGAGCAGTTAACGGCTCCACCAACTTATCAAACAGAGAATAGGCAACCTAGAAAATATACACCTGAAATCGACCAACGGGTCGAAGAAATTCTCGCATTTGATCAATTAAAAGCCAAACAGCTTGGTCCTCATAAACAACGATTGACCACTGTAGCGATTCACGAAATGTTGGTATCAGAAGGGTTTGATATTGGACAGAGTACATTACGTCCATATATTCGAGAAAAACTTCAAGCAAAAAAAGAGGCGTATATCAAGCAGCTTTACCCATTGGGTTATCGAACCGAGTTTGATTTTGGTGAAGTAAAATGTCTGATCAACCAACAAAAGAGAACATTGACGATCGCGGTATTCTCTTGCCCAGCTTCTGGTTACCGCTGGGGAAAGCTCTATGAATCTGCCAACCAACAGGTTTTCTTGGATGCCCATATTTGTTTCTTTGAACAGCTTCAGGGTGTTTACTCTACGGTTGTTTATGACAATATGCGAAACGTAGTGAAACGCTTTGTCGGCCGACATGAGAAGGAACTCAATGACGAGTTAGTGAAAATGGCTCTTTATTATCGCTTTGAGCCAGTGGTGACCAATCCCTTCAGCGGCCATGAAAAGGGACACGTAGAGAAAAGTGTGCAGGTTTTACGCCGAAAAGCGTTCACAAAACAGTATGAGTTTGAATCGATTGGACATGCCCAAAAACATTTAGATCAAGCTATACTTGAATTAAACTTAGACTCGACGATCGCTGTGGAACAGGCACAATTACAGCCGCTCCGAGGATTTTATGACTACGGTATCACTACAAAGCAAACCGTAGATAAATATAGTTTTGTCCATGTGAATGGCAACTACTATTCCGTTCCAGATTATCTGGTTGGTCAGAAAGTCATCGTGAAACGTTATCTCAATGAACTGAAAATTGTCGGTTCCAGCCAGATTATCGCGACACACCTTATTCAGAAGGGAGAAAAGCAATACTCGATCGATATTCGTCATTATTTAACGACTTTTTTACGGAAGCCTAAGTCATTGGAACACTCGCTTGTTTTGAAGAAGACACCTAAGTTGCGGCATTGTTTTCTTCAGTATTATCAAAAGACCCCGCGTAGATTTCTTCAATTTATTGAAAATCATTTAAGTATCTCTTTGGATCAATTGATCATCCAGTTAGAAGAAGAAGCGTTGAAAGACCATAAGGTCTCTAAAACACCACCTAGTCGAGCGGTAAATGAAGCGAGAAACCAACTGCAGGAATATAATCTGATCCACCAAGTGAGAAAGGCGGCCAATAAATGA
- a CDS encoding helix-turn-helix domain-containing protein: MKKRRIHLSPEERVEIVERYLRHEISLSSAAKKATVSTETMRQWCALYKSEGPTGLLPPLNYKSYPKELKLAAVHEYLAGYGSLMTIAHKYGLRSKTQLINWVRRYNTHKDFKSESGGSRMSQSRETSQQERQMIVLDCLAHDKDYGAMAIKYQVSYQNVYNWVKKYEALGVEGLQDRRGRRKAQQISRTSEEETAIEMAKLKREIERLTMENDLLKKLKELEGRNRWGNSKKL; this comes from the coding sequence ATGAAAAAAAGAAGAATACATCTCAGCCCAGAAGAACGCGTAGAAATTGTCGAAAGATACCTCAGACATGAAATCAGTTTAAGTAGTGCAGCGAAGAAAGCAACTGTCTCCACAGAAACGATGAGGCAATGGTGTGCCTTATATAAAAGTGAAGGTCCCACGGGCTTACTGCCCCCTTTGAATTATAAGAGCTATCCCAAAGAACTTAAACTGGCAGCTGTTCACGAATACCTCGCTGGCTATGGAAGTCTGATGACTATCGCCCATAAATATGGATTAAGAAGTAAAACACAGCTAATTAATTGGGTCAGGAGGTATAATACTCATAAAGACTTCAAGTCAGAAAGTGGTGGAAGTAGAATGAGTCAATCTCGTGAAACCAGTCAACAAGAACGTCAAATGATTGTGTTGGATTGTCTGGCACATGATAAGGACTATGGCGCTATGGCAATTAAATACCAGGTCTCCTATCAAAATGTTTACAACTGGGTAAAGAAGTATGAAGCTTTGGGAGTTGAAGGACTACAAGATCGACGCGGTCGACGGAAAGCCCAGCAGATTAGCCGTACTTCGGAGGAAGAAACCGCTATTGAAATGGCTAAGTTGAAGAGAGAAATTGAGCGTTTGACCATGGAGAACGACTTGTTAAAAAAACTAAAGGAATTAGAAGGGAGGAATCGTTGGGGCAATTCAAAAAAGCTTTAG
- a CDS encoding IS3 family transposase → MGQFKKALAYQAIKRLHEEKKYPIQPMCTFLQVTRSAYYNWLKQPKSMREQANRQVAEIIHTIHEKHPDMGYRRIKDELKRTYHMIINDKRVLRICRHEQIQSMIKHPANCITRHAYVPYHKAKNILNRQFHAEKPNQKWVTDVSEFKYC, encoded by the coding sequence TTGGGGCAATTCAAAAAAGCTTTAGCTTATCAGGCGATCAAGCGCTTACACGAAGAAAAAAAGTATCCTATCCAACCGATGTGCACCTTCCTGCAAGTCACACGTTCAGCCTATTATAACTGGTTAAAACAACCGAAAAGTATGCGCGAACAAGCGAATCGTCAAGTTGCAGAGATAATCCATACCATCCACGAGAAACATCCGGATATGGGGTATCGCCGCATCAAAGATGAACTGAAACGAACCTATCACATGATTATTAATGATAAACGGGTTTTGCGCATCTGTCGTCATGAACAAATCCAGTCTATGATTAAGCATCCAGCGAATTGCATCACGAGGCATGCTTATGTGCCTTACCATAAAGCGAAGAATATCTTGAATCGGCAGTTTCACGCGGAGAAACCCAATCAGAAATGGGTAACTGATGTTTCTGAATTCAAGTATTGTTAA
- the tnpA gene encoding IS200/IS605 family transposase, whose product MSNDDKSSAHTRWNCKYHIVFTPKYRRKVIYGKLRQDIGEILRKLCEIKEVEIIEAHAMPVHIHMLVRIPPKLSVSAFMDFLKGRSAVIIHERHANLKYNYGNRLFWSKGYYVSTVGLNQKIIAKYIREQKAENRVRDSGWLLTIIKCANFIIKLAT is encoded by the coding sequence ATGTCAAACGACGATAAAAGTTCGGCACACACTCGATGGAATTGTAAGTATCATATTGTATTTACTCCTAAATACAGAAGGAAGGTCATTTATGGAAAATTGAGACAGGATATTGGGGAAATATTGAGAAAGCTGTGTGAGATAAAGGAAGTAGAGATTATCGAAGCACATGCGATGCCAGTCCATATCCATATGTTGGTAAGAATTCCACCAAAACTGAGTGTATCAGCTTTTATGGACTTTTTAAAAGGGAGAAGTGCAGTGATTATCCACGAGCGTCATGCCAATCTCAAGTATAATTATGGGAATCGCTTGTTCTGGTCAAAAGGCTACTATGTGAGCACTGTAGGGCTAAATCAAAAAATAATTGCCAAGTATATACGAGAACAAAAAGCAGAAAATCGAGTAAGAGATAGCGGGTGGCTACTTACTATAATAAAATGCGCAAATTTTATAATCAAGTTAGCCACCTAA
- the istB gene encoding IS21-like element helper ATPase IstB — protein MIEAYAKQLKLPYLKKNYSTLLQQAIDLDQNFEEFLTQLLTLEIEQRQNNRIQTLIRQSKLPSKVTFDDYMDSHLEVKMKKQIKELKTLRFIDQKENLILMGNPGVGKTHLATVLGMEACLSGKSVLFTNIPNLVIELKESMSANQLNFYKRRFGKYDLVILDELGYVSFDQIGSEILFNLLSNRTTAGSMIITTNLSFDRWEETFKDPMLTAAMVDRLAHRAHVLDLSGPSFRVEDTKKWLN, from the coding sequence ATGATCGAAGCATATGCCAAGCAATTAAAATTACCTTATCTGAAGAAAAACTATTCCACTTTACTCCAGCAAGCGATCGACCTGGATCAAAATTTTGAGGAGTTTCTTACACAGCTGCTTACGTTAGAGATTGAACAGCGGCAAAACAATCGGATTCAAACACTGATTCGTCAATCAAAATTGCCAAGTAAAGTGACGTTCGATGACTACATGGACAGTCATTTAGAAGTGAAAATGAAGAAACAAATCAAAGAGTTGAAAACATTACGATTCATCGATCAAAAAGAGAATCTTATTTTAATGGGCAATCCTGGCGTTGGGAAAACCCATTTAGCAACTGTTCTCGGAATGGAAGCCTGTCTTTCCGGAAAAAGTGTCCTCTTTACGAATATCCCTAACTTGGTCATCGAACTAAAAGAATCCATGAGTGCGAACCAGTTGAATTTTTATAAGCGCCGGTTTGGCAAATACGACTTAGTTATTCTAGATGAATTAGGTTATGTGTCATTTGATCAAATAGGAAGCGAGATTCTCTTTAATCTTCTCTCGAATCGAACGACTGCCGGCTCGATGATCATCACGACGAACCTGTCCTTCGATCGCTGGGAAGAAACCTTTAAAGATCCAATGCTTACAGCAGCAATGGTGGACCGTTTGGCCCATCGGGCTCATGTGTTGGATCTCAGTGGTCCATCTTTTCGTGTAGAAGATACAAAGAAATGGCTAAACTAA